A genomic region of Gossypium hirsutum isolate 1008001.06 chromosome D01, Gossypium_hirsutum_v2.1, whole genome shotgun sequence contains the following coding sequences:
- the LOC107939929 gene encoding uncharacterized protein codes for MGASLLTTFSMENHHPSTLLSMDSSAHDEFDLEKNRQSVLSRPPDINLPLSAERSPPLQQPWNSDHCDVLDVGLCSQAYETESYLPVSKAGRKCAKRVDSIWGAWLFFSFYFKPALNEKSKAKIVRDSNGVSGFDKLDLKLDVFMVQHDMENMYMWVFKEKPENALGKMQLRSYMNGHSRQGERLFPFSVDKGFIRSHRMQRKHYRGLSNPQCVHGVELVPSPNLMALSEEDRKKWVELTGRGLNFTIPPEASDFSSWRNLPNTDFELERPPIIKSVLNLSTQSSSHMDSDGTDLSLVSNKRRKDDDCYLPVIPPSDRIPDMEIHPSEPHWLNDFSGVMKNAYGPVTAAKAIYEDKAGYLIIISLPFVDLQRVKVSWRNTLTHGIIKLSCVSTTGMPFIKRHNRTFKLTDPAPEHCPPGEFVREIPLSTRIPEDADIEAYHDGPGSVLEIMVPKLRMVPEEHEIRVCLRPKHVGNDLLLT; via the coding sequence CACCGGATATCAATTTGCCGTTATCTGCCGAGCGTAGCCCTCCGCTGCAGCAGCCATGGAACTCCGATCACTGTGATGTTCTTGATGTTGGGCTGTGTTCACAAGCTTATGAAACCGAGAGCTACCTTCCAGTCTCGAAAGCTGGACGGAAATGCGCGAAGCGGGTAGATAGTATATGGGGTGCTTGGTTGTTCTTTAGCTTTTACTTCAAACCTGCTTTGAATGAGAAATCTAAGGCTAAGATCGTTCGAGATAGCAATGGTGTTTCTGGTTTCGATAAATTGGATCTTAAGTTGGATGTTTTCATGGTTCAGCACGACATGGAGAATATGTATATGTGGGTTTTCAAGGAGAAACCCGAGAATGCGTTGGGTAAAATGCAGCTTCGAAGTTACATGAATGGGCATTCTCGTCAAGGGGAACGTCTTTTTCCCTTTAGTGTTGATAAGGGATTTATCCGTTCCCATAGGATGCAACGGAAGCATTATAGAGGATTGTCAAATCCTCAATGCGTGCACGGGGTCGAACTAGTTCCATCACCGAATCTCATGGCTCTCAGTGAGGAAGATCGGAAGAAATGGGTTGAGCTTACCGGAAGGGGTTTAAACTTCACAATTCCACCCGAAGCTAGTGATTTTAGTTCATGGAGAAACCTCCCGAACACTGATTTTGAGCTCGAGAGACCTCCGATAATAAAGAGCGTACTCAATTTATCTACTCAGTCATCGAGCCATATGGACAGTGATGGCACTGACTTATCACTTGTGAGCAACAAAAGGAGGAAAGACGATGATTGCTATTTGCCGGTCATTCCTCCATCCGACCGAATACCAGACATGGAAATTCATCCTAGTGAACCTCACTGGTTAAACGACTTCAGTGGGGTAATGAAAAACGCTTACGGTCCCGTTACTGCTGCGAAAGCCATCTACGAGGACAAAGCCGGTTACTTGATCATTATCAGCTTGCCTTTTGTTGATCTTCAAAgggtaaaggtctcatggaggaACACACTCACTCATGGTATTATAAAACTATCTTGTGTGAGCACAACGGGTATGCCGTTCATCAAACGACACAACCGGACTTTCAAGCTTACGGATCCCGCTCCCGAGCATTGCCCTCCCGGCGAATTCGTTAGAGAAATCCCATTGTCAACTCGAATCCCCGAAGACGCCGACATAGAAGCATATCACGACGGGCCGGGTTCTGTTCTCGAGATTATGGTTCCGAAACTACGGATGGTACCCGAAGAACATGAAATCCGGGTTTGTCTTCGGCCTAAACATGTAGGGAATGATCTCCTGTTGACATGA